DNA sequence from the Geobacter sp. AOG2 genome:
TTGGCTCGCAAACCCCAAATCGCACTGGTTGATGAGCTTGCCCATACCAATGCCCCCGGCTCCCGTCACGAGAAGCGGTGTCAGGATGTAGAGGAACTTTTGGCCGCCGGGATAGATGTTTATACCACGGTCAACATCCAGCATTTCGAGAGCCTAAACGACACCATTGCTCAGATCACCGGGGTGAAGGTGCGCGAGACGGTCCCGGACAGCTTCATCGATCTGGCCGCAGAGATCCGGTTGGTGGATATCCCTCCGGAAGACCTTCTTCAGCGTCTGCAGGAAGGAAAGGTGTACATTCCCAAGCAGGCGACCATGGCCATGGACAAGTTCTTCAAGCCGGGAAACCTGATGGCACTTCGCGAACTGTCGCTCCGCCGTGCTGCGGAGCGTGTTGACGATCAGATGCGGGCCTATATGGACGCTCGCTCCATTTCCGGGCCTTTGCCGACTGCAGAACGGCTCCTGGTCTGCGTCAGCGGCAGCCCTTACAGCGAACAACTGATCCGCACCACCCGGCGACTGGCCGATGAATTGAAGGCCACTTGGCACACTGTCTATATTGAAACTCCCGGCGGCGGCAAGCAGATGCGGGAAAACCGCGAACGAGTATGGCGCGACATCCGCTTTGCTGAAACGCTGGGTGCCCAGGTGGCCACTATGACGGCCACCTCGGTGGCAAGCGCCCTCGTGGAGTATGCCAGCAAGAACCACATCACCAAGATCGTTGTCGGTAAGCCCTCCAAGCCGCGTTGGCGGGAATTTCTGCGCCAACCCCTCGTGGACCAGATCATCCGTTTGAGCGGGACGATCGATGTCTACGTCGTCAGTTTGGGCGAAGTTGAGAAAAAACCCGAATCCGGTATGGCGCCTCCCAGAAAGGAAATCCCCTGGTCAGGCTATATGAAAAGTCTGGTCTTGGTGATCGCGGCTACGGCCGTTTCCGAGCTCGCCTTTCAGTTTTTTTCTCCTACAAACCTGGTCATGATTTATCTGCTCTCCGTGGTGCTCGCTGCAACGCGTCTGGGCCGTAAACCGGCAATCATGACCGCATTTTTGAGCGTGCTGGCTTTTGATTTCTTCTTTGTGCCACCCCGCTTTACCTTTGCCGTTAGCGATACCGAATATTTCCTCACTTTTTTCGCCCTGTTTGTCGTTGGTGTCGTCATCAGCACGCTCGTTTCCCAGTCCCGTGAACGCGCTGAGGCAATACGGGTGCGTGAGGTCCAGACGGCAAGCCTTTACTATCTCAGCCGTGACCTCGCATCAGCCGTCGATGCCAAAGGTATTCTCGACGCTGTTATCAAGAACATCGGTGGTAGCCTCGAGGCCCAATTGATAGTTCTTCTCCCAGAGGGAGAACATTTGGCAATGAAGGCTGCCAGCGAGGATTTTACCCTTCATGAAAAAGAGTTGGCGGTTGCCGACTGGGCTTTTCGCAATCGGCAACCTGCCGGGAGAGGGACGGAGACCCTCGTTTCGTCGGAACTCCTCTACCTGCCGTTGCAGACCACCTCAAGCGTATTGGGGGTGATGGGAATCAAGCTGACGGATGATACCAACTATAGATCTCCGGAGACTCGTAGGCTTCTCAATGCCTTTGCCACTCAGGCGACCCTGGCCATCGAGCGGGCCCAGTTCGTCAAGCAGGCCGAACAGGCCCAAATCCTCCATGCCCGTGATACATTGGAACGAGCGCTTCTCAATTCCATTTCCCATGATCTTCGTACTCCACTGATGACGATAACCGTGGCTCTCGACAACATGTGGGAAAAAAGGGCGCAGATAACGGAAAAGGCACGAAATAGTTTTCTCCTCACGGCCAGAGAGGAGGCGGGGCGGCTGAACCGCTTTGTCGGCAATCTCCTCGATATGACCCGCCTGGAAGCAGGCGCGGTCAAACCGAAGGACGTCCACTGCGATATCCAGGATCTTATAGGTTGTGCCTTGGCTACTCTCGAGCAAAGAATCGGCGCACGTAATATTGATGTTCAACTCTCTCCCGACTTGCCGTTGGTCAGGTTGGACATGGTATTGATGATGCAGGTATTGGTTAATCTCCTGGATAACTCCATAAAATATGCCCCGGAAGATAAAAGTATTGAGTTAGTTGCACGAATTGAGGATGGTAGGCTTATTCTGGAAGTTCTCGACCGA
Encoded proteins:
- a CDS encoding sensor histidine kinase KdpD gives rise to the protein MTEIDDKRPSPEALLKLAKAEEQEDGRGKLKIFLGYAPGVGKTYAMLEAAWQRRLDGRDVVAAYVESHGRFETDSLLEGLEIIPKAEISYMGVTLPEMDLDAVLARKPQIALVDELAHTNAPGSRHEKRCQDVEELLAAGIDVYTTVNIQHFESLNDTIAQITGVKVRETVPDSFIDLAAEIRLVDIPPEDLLQRLQEGKVYIPKQATMAMDKFFKPGNLMALRELSLRRAAERVDDQMRAYMDARSISGPLPTAERLLVCVSGSPYSEQLIRTTRRLADELKATWHTVYIETPGGGKQMRENRERVWRDIRFAETLGAQVATMTATSVASALVEYASKNHITKIVVGKPSKPRWREFLRQPLVDQIIRLSGTIDVYVVSLGEVEKKPESGMAPPRKEIPWSGYMKSLVLVIAATAVSELAFQFFSPTNLVMIYLLSVVLAATRLGRKPAIMTAFLSVLAFDFFFVPPRFTFAVSDTEYFLTFFALFVVGVVISTLVSQSRERAEAIRVREVQTASLYYLSRDLASAVDAKGILDAVIKNIGGSLEAQLIVLLPEGEHLAMKAASEDFTLHEKELAVADWAFRNRQPAGRGTETLVSSELLYLPLQTTSSVLGVMGIKLTDDTNYRSPETRRLLNAFATQATLAIERAQFVKQAEQAQILHARDTLERALLNSISHDLRTPLMTITVALDNMWEKRAQITEKARNSFLLTAREEAGRLNRFVGNLLDMTRLEAGAVKPKDVHCDIQDLIGCALATLEQRIGARNIDVQLSPDLPLVRLDMVLMMQVLVNLLDNSIKYAPEDKSIELVARIEDGRLILEVLDRGPGVPPEDLTKVFDKFYRIPVPEGAGGTGLGLAICKGIVEAHGGEIRAENRAGGGLRVIITIPMREES